The nucleotide window AGCTACTCAGATATCCAAATGAACTCAAGTTTGAAGTGGACCTCGCACACCTACGCATCTTTCATGCAACTTTTTTGGATTTCTTTtgcattttctatttttttttaaTTTACTGTTCACCATAGGAACACAGTCGGTCTGAATCAACTATAAAAAATAATCAAAGTTATAAAACACTCTAAATATAATAAAAATCACATCGAGGTCCTTTCCTTCAACAACTTAGAAGCCCGTATCTCTATAACTCAATCTTAATTTTATGGTTTACTAAAAATCTTCTAGTACGCCGGCTTATGATTTATCTGTTTATAATAATGCGATTGTGTAAATAACTGATCATTAAATTCTTCCCATGAATTACCTTATATTTCGATCCGAAGTTTTGTAAGTAAATTAAAATGAAACTGGTTCGAAAGGTAAGTAAATTAAATAGATTTATTATCATACAAGGAAAGTTGGATGAGGGGTGGTGTGAAGAAAGATACAAGGAAAGTTGGACGAGGGGTGATGTGAAGAAAGATGAAATAAGAACCTTACTTTTTTTAAAGTATAGTAGAGATAGGGATATAGAAAATGCATCGTTCCAGATTTTACTCGTGTTATTACTGCGAATCCGCAGTTGGCAGGTGGGCGTGTCACGTAGCAAAAAGTTTCGTTTTTATTACAAAGTCCAAAGAGAGTACGTGTACGCGTCGGACAAACCGAAGGGGAGAGCAAGGCCACACGGCCCATGTCGGCCGAGCGAGCGGGCCCAGCCTCAGCGTCAGGTGGGTCGCCGCGCGGTAAGCGCACCGGGCATGTGGGCTGCCACTGCCACTGACAGTGCCAATAAAAGGCCGAGGCGGGCGCATCCCGAGGCCCCGAAACACCCGCTCCCTCTCGCGGCACGGCCACCACCCCACTCACACGCCGAGCGGCCGAGCCGTGCCCACCTCGCCCCCGTTTGACTCCGACGCGCACGCGCACGCATGGATGTGCGGCAGAGGCAGAGGagggcgccgccgccggcagTGGGCCAGGCGGGGGCGCCCCGGGTGCTCCAGGCGGGGGACGCGCTGCCGCTGCCGATCCGGCACACGAACCTCATCTTCTCGGCGCTCTTCGCGGCCTCGCTCGCCTACCTGATGCGGCGGTGGCGCGAGAAGATCCGCTCCTCCACGCCGCTCCACGTCGTCGACCTCACCGAGATTCTCTCCATCTTCGGCCTCGTCGCCTCGCTCATCTACCTGCTCAGCTTCTTCGGCATCGCCTTTGTGCAGTCCATCGTCTCGTCCAGCGACGAGGACGAGGATTTCCTGGTCGGCCCTCCcgccgcgccggcgccggcgcaaTGCGGGCTTCTCGGGGGCTCCGACGCGGTGGTGCCAGAGAAAATGcccgaggaggacgaggagattGTGGCCTCCGTCGTCGCCGGGAAGGTGCCCTCCTACGTGCTGGAGACCAGGCTCGGCGACTGCCGGCGCGCCGCGGGGCTCCGGCGCGAGGCGGTGCGGCGGATCACGGGGCGGCAGATCGAGGGGCTCCCGCTGGACGGCTTCGACTACGCGTCCATCCTCGGGCAGTGCTGCGAGCTGCCGGTGGGGTACGTCCAGCTCCCCGTGGGCATCGCCGGGCCGCTCCTGCTCGACGGCCAGCGGTTCTACGTACCCATGGCGACCACCGAGGGCTGCCTCGTCGCCAGCACCAACCGCGGCTGCAAGGCCATAGCCGAGTCAGGCGGCGCCACCAGCGTTGTGCTCCGGGACGCGATGACGCGCGCTCCCGTCGCCCGCTTCCCCACCGCGCGCCGCGCCGCCGAGCTCAAGGCCTTCTTGGAGGACCCCGCCAACTTCGATACGCTGTCCGTTGTCTTCAACAGGTACACCAACACTCATCAGTCATCACCAAGTACTATACGACGACGAACTTATGATGCAACATATGGCATTGTATTAACGCCCAGCTTGTGCTCGACGATACGTCTCTGAGGTTGAAGTCACGTGCCTAAATCAATATTAATTACTCTATATACTATTTAAGATTTGAATTTCTGGAATTCTGGTGCAGGATGATGGTACAAGTATTACTTGTCAAATATTTCTCCTTTGTAGGTCACAACGCGGTAACTAACTGTCTGGAAAATATGATATCCGAGCAGGTCGAGCAGATTTGGGAGGCTGCAGGGAGTGCAGTGCGCGATGGCCGGGAGGAACCTGTACATGAGATTCAGCTGCAGCACAGGGGATGCCATGGGGATGAACATGATCTCCAAGGGCGTGCAGAACGTGCTGGATTACCTCCAGGATGACTTCCCTGACATGGATGTCATTAGCATATCAGGTTTGCTTCCCTTTGCCACCACGAACTACTGTACTTCACTTGAGTCACCTAATCTTCTCTTCAGAATAAAATTCCTAGTCACAACCTTTATTTCCCAAGACAGACTATGGCTTACTGAAACAAAAAAACCTTCATATAATAAGCAGAGTGGCCATTTGATGATACACATAGTTAGGGCCCGTTTTCAGCAAGGATTAACAAGGATAAGTTGGCGCACTATTGAATTATCAGGTTGAGCTTATGGACAACATATGGTGAACATTGGCATGTTCAATCAAAATATACCATTTATAAAATGAAATTACCACTGAACCAACTTGGCATACCGTAAGATTGTTCAATTACATATG belongs to Triticum urartu cultivar G1812 chromosome 7, Tu2.1, whole genome shotgun sequence and includes:
- the LOC125519905 gene encoding 3-hydroxy-3-methylglutaryl-coenzyme A reductase 3; translated protein: MDVRQRQRRAPPPAVGQAGAPRVLQAGDALPLPIRHTNLIFSALFAASLAYLMRRWREKIRSSTPLHVVDLTEILSIFGLVASLIYLLSFFGIAFVQSIVSSSDEDEDFLVGPPAAPAPAQCGLLGGSDAVVPEKMPEEDEEIVASVVAGKVPSYVLETRLGDCRRAAGLRREAVRRITGRQIEGLPLDGFDYASILGQCCELPVGYVQLPVGIAGPLLLDGQRFYVPMATTEGCLVASTNRGCKAIAESGGATSVVLRDAMTRAPVARFPTARRAAELKAFLEDPANFDTLSVVFNRSSRFGRLQGVQCAMAGRNLYMRFSCSTGDAMGMNMISKGVQNVLDYLQDDFPDMDVISISGNFCSDKKPAAVNWIEGRGKSVVCEAVIKEEIVKKVLKTNVQSLVELNVIKNLAGSAVAGALGGFNAHASNIVTAIFIATGQDPAQNVESSQCITMLEAVNDGKDLHISVTMPSIEVGTVGGGTQLASQSACLDLLGVKGANRESPGSNARLLATVVAGGVLAGELSLLSALAAGQLVKSHMKYNRSSRDMCKAASLSS